One genomic segment of Erythrobacter sp. THAF29 includes these proteins:
- a CDS encoding His-Xaa-Ser system-associated MauG-like protein: MKSVSRVILLLAAAAFLTALTSSCDRPETSRTGFSPVATDTMRMAALRQAAIQGGLRRAAALEIPTDPERVAVGRLIFESRAMSINGEISCRDCHLDKFGSADGLPNAIGVGGEGEGRERMESDGRILPRNALPFWGRGGKGFDTFFWDGKVQKKDDVVASQYGEHSPSDDPLVVAVHLPSVELREMVEDTIEIRETVVSEDVGAANTIQSELAKRFASDTDIGPLLGSAYDRDASKISFAEIADALAQFIRHEFRLRPTRLERFVFDRGPITEAELAGGVLFYGRGRCVSCHNGPYFSDLDFHAVAFPQAGFGKNGFGIDEGRYNVTLDPRDRFLFRTAPLHNVTQTAPYSHSGSITSLKDAIIAHFDPLRLVDTNSMDVRQRSDLYARLGPAALEPLPTALRDEEVDQLVAFLAMLEFSSDGN; this comes from the coding sequence ATGAAATCCGTTTCTAGGGTCATCCTGCTACTGGCAGCGGCTGCATTCCTGACCGCCCTCACCAGTTCCTGCGATCGGCCCGAGACTTCTCGGACCGGGTTCAGCCCGGTCGCCACGGATACCATGCGAATGGCCGCATTGAGGCAGGCGGCAATACAAGGCGGTCTGCGGAGGGCGGCCGCACTAGAGATACCGACCGATCCGGAGCGCGTGGCAGTGGGTCGACTGATCTTCGAAAGCCGAGCGATGAGCATCAACGGCGAAATTTCCTGCCGCGATTGTCATCTTGACAAGTTCGGCTCGGCTGACGGACTTCCGAACGCGATCGGGGTCGGCGGAGAAGGCGAGGGCAGGGAGCGGATGGAATCCGATGGCAGGATTCTACCCCGCAATGCGCTACCCTTCTGGGGAAGGGGAGGCAAAGGCTTCGATACGTTTTTTTGGGACGGGAAGGTGCAGAAGAAGGACGACGTGGTGGCAAGCCAGTATGGCGAGCACTCGCCCTCGGATGATCCGCTGGTGGTTGCGGTCCATCTTCCTTCGGTCGAACTGCGCGAGATGGTCGAGGACACGATTGAAATCCGCGAAACCGTCGTTTCGGAAGATGTCGGCGCTGCCAACACCATCCAGAGCGAGCTGGCCAAGCGCTTCGCATCGGATACCGACATTGGGCCTCTGCTGGGGTCGGCCTATGACCGCGATGCTTCAAAAATAAGCTTCGCAGAGATTGCCGACGCGCTGGCCCAGTTCATCCGGCATGAGTTCCGCCTCCGGCCAACACGGCTTGAGCGGTTCGTGTTCGATCGCGGTCCAATCACCGAAGCGGAACTGGCGGGGGGCGTCCTTTTTTATGGCAGGGGCCGGTGTGTCAGTTGTCACAACGGTCCCTATTTCTCGGATCTCGATTTCCATGCGGTGGCGTTTCCGCAGGCCGGCTTCGGCAAGAACGGGTTCGGAATCGACGAGGGGCGCTACAATGTGACGCTGGACCCGCGCGATCGCTTCCTTTTCCGGACGGCGCCCCTCCACAACGTCACGCAGACAGCGCCCTATTCGCATTCGGGGTCGATCACGTCGCTTAAGGACGCGATCATCGCGCATTTCGATCCGCTGAGGCTCGTCGATACCAATTCTATGGATGTGCGGCAGCGCAGCGACCTCTACGCGCGGCTTGGCCCTGCAGCCCTCGAGCCTCTGCCCACAGCGCTGCGTGACGAGGAGGTTGACCAGCTGGTCGCCTTCCTCGCCATGCTGGAATTCTCGTCAGACGGAAATTAG
- a CDS encoding FkbM family methyltransferase: protein MAQTTDGFPIHVFAEDWIGRHLLMSGKFDRSNIQLLLDRAEPGDTLLDIGANIGYYSAVFLANVPNGRAVCFEPQPGVVDLLTKNMAQFEERASVMPVGLAEQDGELRFAVNEENRGASRISPEGNVLVKVRQASSALGDLDRVDLLKIDVEGFEEAILRNAEGELARLQPRAILVEDQTGALAPDGAIGAILTRLGYEIFGIRKQLLKTDLTPIRTREDCRYNDYLALREREKG, encoded by the coding sequence GTGGCTCAAACCACCGATGGTTTCCCGATCCACGTGTTTGCGGAGGACTGGATCGGCAGGCACCTGCTGATGAGCGGAAAATTCGATCGTTCCAATATCCAGCTTTTGCTCGACCGTGCCGAACCGGGAGATACACTGCTCGATATCGGAGCCAATATTGGATATTATTCTGCTGTTTTCCTGGCAAACGTGCCGAATGGAAGGGCCGTGTGTTTCGAGCCGCAGCCCGGTGTTGTCGACTTGCTCACCAAAAACATGGCGCAATTCGAAGAGCGCGCATCCGTAATGCCGGTTGGACTGGCGGAACAGGATGGCGAGCTTAGATTTGCGGTCAATGAGGAGAACCGCGGGGCATCAAGGATCAGCCCCGAAGGCAATGTACTGGTCAAGGTAAGGCAGGCCAGCTCCGCCCTGGGCGATCTGGATCGCGTCGACTTGCTGAAGATCGATGTCGAGGGCTTCGAAGAGGCGATCCTCCGCAACGCCGAAGGCGAACTCGCGCGGCTTCAACCGCGGGCTATCCTGGTCGAGGATCAGACCGGTGCGCTTGCGCCCGACGGCGCTATCGGAGCCATCCTGACGCGGCTGGGATACGAGATATTCGGGATCAGGAAGCAGCTCTTGAAGACCGACCTTACCCCGATCCGAACACGGGAAGACTGCCGTTACAATGATTACCTCGCACTGCGTGAGCGGGAAAAGGGCTAA
- a CDS encoding peptidoglycan-binding protein, which yields MNKSRFLISSLVAAGIAPMSQSDGRSVGDVFPQVSGPDPDDEVAVRRFAQDHRFQLAQHRSHSSHASHSSHRSGSSGRQRAPSYTPPPPRVPRATPTPTPVPAPTTTPTRNERSNPPSSILPASPATVPNRFYSPDTSAQPSRPAIEEVVCKVQTGLMAYGYYDGDLDCIVGPMTRAALKKFQEDYDLAETGTITPEVLDAFRIVAE from the coding sequence ATGAACAAATCACGGTTTCTAATTTCAAGCCTGGTCGCGGCCGGCATCGCTCCTATGTCGCAATCGGATGGGCGGAGCGTCGGCGATGTCTTTCCGCAGGTCTCGGGGCCAGACCCGGACGATGAGGTGGCAGTGCGCCGCTTCGCGCAGGATCACCGGTTCCAGCTGGCCCAACACCGATCGCATTCGAGCCACGCTTCGCATTCGAGCCATCGCTCGGGCTCCAGCGGACGCCAGCGCGCGCCGTCCTACACCCCGCCGCCGCCGCGAGTACCACGCGCAACTCCGACGCCGACACCTGTGCCAGCACCGACAACGACACCGACCCGGAATGAACGAAGCAACCCGCCTTCATCCATCCTTCCGGCTTCGCCTGCAACGGTGCCCAATCGCTTCTACTCGCCCGACACTTCGGCTCAACCGTCGCGCCCGGCAATCGAGGAGGTGGTCTGCAAGGTTCAGACCGGACTTATGGCTTACGGTTATTACGACGGAGATCTCGACTGCATTGTCGGCCCGATGACCCGGGCAGCGCTTAAGAAATTCCAGGAGGATTACGACCTAGCAGAAACGGGAACGATCACGCCCGAGGTGCTCGATGCCTTCCGGATCGTGGCGGAATAG
- a CDS encoding O-antigen ligase, which yields MALQPRSISSSYAGRTGGRLREYWGAAIAIGALLCLAVVFGGGGVRYALANLLVQLSALALLAIRRDAVIAFWREAPAILRLLIVLSVAVPVSQLIPLPQSVWSDLPGRDLVAQSFELSGRTGWAPASVDPVRTLVALTGLIVPIAIISAGWTLSRDNLVLLTWIIVALGLANLLIGIPQVLSEGSAGAIYTERGLTSILNGTFANRNSTGLFFVAAIGFAALAPSPVAHPAILPTRIALCVLLSTGVILTQSRTALALAVLPLGLAALRAITWTMHSRATGISGFSKRMRTMLVAGLALALGALAATVVMAPGRVGDTMERFQSIGESRSYTWEDTAFAARRYWPVGAGMGTFDEVFQVDESLENATLKRPGRAHNDYLEVAVEAGIAGLALIAIWLAYLAWLTLRARKSPFRWCAWAGSAILFGVALQSITDYPLRNQAMLAVASFALLVLVRLGSEKVERDA from the coding sequence ATGGCTCTTCAGCCAAGATCGATCTCTTCTTCGTACGCAGGAAGAACCGGAGGAAGGCTGCGAGAATACTGGGGCGCGGCGATCGCGATCGGCGCCTTGCTATGCCTGGCTGTCGTTTTTGGCGGCGGCGGCGTTCGCTATGCCCTTGCAAACCTCTTGGTACAGCTGAGCGCGCTTGCGTTGCTGGCTATCAGACGCGATGCCGTCATCGCTTTCTGGCGCGAAGCGCCGGCCATTCTGCGATTGCTGATCGTGTTGAGCGTCGCAGTGCCCGTTTCGCAACTGATCCCCCTCCCCCAGTCCGTATGGAGCGACCTTCCCGGTCGAGATCTCGTCGCTCAATCGTTCGAATTGTCTGGCCGAACAGGTTGGGCTCCTGCAAGCGTGGACCCTGTTCGGACCCTTGTCGCGTTGACTGGATTGATCGTGCCGATTGCGATCATCAGCGCGGGATGGACCTTGTCGCGGGATAACCTTGTGCTGCTCACCTGGATCATCGTTGCGCTCGGCCTCGCCAACCTCTTGATTGGAATTCCGCAAGTCCTCAGCGAAGGGTCCGCAGGTGCGATTTACACGGAAAGGGGTTTGACGAGCATCCTCAACGGGACATTCGCAAATCGAAATTCAACCGGCCTTTTCTTCGTAGCCGCAATCGGTTTCGCGGCCCTTGCGCCCTCACCTGTTGCTCATCCGGCTATCCTGCCGACAAGGATTGCCCTGTGCGTTCTTCTGTCCACCGGAGTCATCCTGACCCAGTCGCGAACGGCCCTGGCGCTTGCCGTTCTGCCTTTGGGGCTGGCTGCACTCAGGGCAATAACCTGGACCATGCATTCGCGCGCTACCGGCATTTCGGGCTTTTCCAAGAGAATGCGCACTATGCTCGTTGCAGGCCTCGCATTGGCTCTTGGGGCGTTAGCGGCCACCGTGGTCATGGCGCCCGGCAGGGTGGGGGATACAATGGAGCGCTTCCAGTCGATTGGGGAATCGCGCAGCTACACTTGGGAAGATACGGCATTTGCAGCGCGGCGCTATTGGCCGGTCGGCGCTGGAATGGGAACGTTCGACGAAGTCTTCCAGGTGGATGAATCGCTCGAAAACGCGACGCTCAAGCGCCCGGGCCGTGCTCATAACGATTACCTCGAGGTGGCTGTAGAAGCGGGGATTGCCGGGCTGGCCCTGATCGCCATCTGGCTTGCCTACCTTGCATGGCTGACGCTGAGGGCACGCAAATCACCGTTCCGCTGGTGTGCATGGGCTGGCTCCGCCATCCTCTTCGGCGTCGCGCTTCAGTCGATTACAGACTATCCCTTGCGCAATCAGGCCATGCTCGCGGTGGCCAGCTTTGCATTGTTGGTACTTGTGCGATTGGGATCCGAAAAGGTGGAGAGGGACGCTTGA
- the hxsC gene encoding His-Xaa-Ser system radical SAM maturase HxsC — MTRLGARSVNAPGESRLEKGGAESSLWSGQHGLLEVTHGAEELHGDVVLAEPSVGRVERLIRSGSDHNTLLVTEQCDQLCTMCSQPPKKSHTDRFDFFIEACLLADPNITIGISGGEPTLHMDRLLDMIETVTTKRPDLNFHILSNAQHFERYHVERLRQKLYRSVVWGIPLYSSDPATHDAIVGKPGAYERLLESFCHLFAGAARIELRTVLLSTNAPGLDRLAHFVTMNLPQIEQWSIMDLENAGFARTRFAELRFPLSEQFEEIASAFDRAILHGVPVKLFNAPLCHVPENYRHLAVASISDWKQRFAEACNACSVKNSCSGFFEWHPDELVEEVVPL, encoded by the coding sequence GTGACCAGACTAGGCGCTCGTTCGGTTAATGCGCCAGGCGAGAGCAGGCTGGAGAAGGGGGGCGCTGAAAGTTCCCTCTGGTCGGGTCAGCATGGACTTCTGGAGGTCACCCACGGAGCAGAGGAGCTTCATGGCGACGTCGTACTGGCGGAGCCAAGCGTGGGGCGCGTTGAAAGACTGATCAGGTCGGGCTCTGATCACAACACCCTGCTGGTGACCGAACAATGCGATCAGCTGTGCACCATGTGCTCGCAACCTCCGAAGAAGAGTCACACCGACCGATTCGATTTTTTTATCGAGGCCTGCCTTCTGGCAGATCCGAACATCACAATCGGCATCTCCGGGGGTGAGCCCACGCTTCACATGGACCGATTACTGGACATGATCGAGACGGTGACGACCAAACGCCCCGATCTCAATTTCCATATCCTCAGCAATGCCCAGCACTTCGAGCGTTATCACGTCGAGCGATTGCGCCAGAAACTCTATCGTAGCGTGGTCTGGGGCATACCGCTCTACTCATCCGATCCCGCCACCCACGATGCCATCGTGGGTAAGCCTGGAGCCTACGAGCGGCTTCTTGAATCGTTTTGCCATCTGTTTGCTGGCGCTGCTCGGATCGAACTGAGAACCGTATTGCTGTCAACTAACGCGCCCGGGCTCGATCGCCTGGCTCACTTCGTTACAATGAATCTTCCGCAAATCGAGCAATGGTCGATCATGGACCTGGAAAATGCAGGATTCGCTCGGACGAGATTTGCAGAGCTGCGCTTCCCCCTATCCGAACAGTTCGAGGAAATCGCGTCGGCATTCGATCGGGCTATTCTTCACGGCGTACCAGTGAAGCTCTTTAACGCACCACTGTGTCACGTTCCGGAAAACTATCGGCATCTGGCAGTGGCTTCGATATCGGACTGGAAGCAGCGCTTCGCCGAGGCATGCAATGCGTGTAGTGTCAAGAACTCTTGTTCCGGCTTTTTCGAGTGGCACCCTGACGAACTTGTAGAGGAAGTGGTTCCACTATGA
- a CDS encoding class I SAM-dependent methyltransferase, protein MAHPISEHVGYLALPGRYELFEKSISAVVRPGDVVADLGCGVGVLGIQCLEAGASEVYGIDSSEAIHLARETMVRAGLTDRYHCISASTYSTDLPEKVDVLICDHVGHFGFDYGIVDMMRDARTRMLKPGGRIIPDRLSLRIAGVTSEAARSKALAWRQEIIPEPFRWLDEFAANTKYGHEFTPEDLCTQDVAIGEIDLLCDEGDLFSFKATLRAKGDATLDGLGGWFDAHLGGGVWMTNSPLEARSIGRPQAFLPLKNAVEVKEGDEIGVKVRAGADGKLIAWSVEPPRQRGPAQSMSTWASMVLSEGDLTKRSDRPAHLSNDGENARYVLALVDGERTPAEIEQIVLQERPDLRGTRRATREYVQSVLARSTSA, encoded by the coding sequence ATGGCGCATCCGATCTCTGAGCACGTTGGGTACCTGGCTCTTCCAGGCAGGTATGAACTCTTCGAAAAATCGATTTCAGCTGTTGTGCGCCCCGGCGATGTCGTTGCCGACTTGGGCTGCGGCGTCGGTGTCCTCGGCATCCAGTGTCTCGAAGCCGGCGCCTCTGAAGTTTACGGCATCGATTCCTCCGAAGCGATCCATCTTGCCCGCGAAACGATGGTGCGTGCCGGGCTGACGGATAGGTACCACTGCATCTCTGCTTCCACTTATTCGACCGACCTTCCCGAGAAAGTCGACGTCCTGATCTGCGATCACGTCGGCCATTTCGGTTTCGATTACGGAATAGTCGACATGATGCGCGACGCCCGTACGAGGATGCTGAAGCCGGGGGGAAGAATAATCCCGGACCGGCTTTCGCTGAGGATCGCGGGCGTCACTTCCGAAGCCGCTCGGTCGAAGGCCTTGGCTTGGAGGCAGGAAATCATACCCGAGCCCTTTCGCTGGCTCGATGAGTTTGCTGCCAACACGAAGTACGGACATGAATTCACGCCCGAGGACCTGTGCACGCAAGATGTCGCGATTGGCGAAATCGACCTCTTATGCGACGAGGGTGACCTGTTTTCGTTCAAGGCAACACTCAGGGCGAAAGGTGACGCCACGCTGGACGGGCTTGGCGGCTGGTTCGACGCGCATTTGGGCGGCGGTGTATGGATGACGAACTCGCCTCTTGAGGCCCGATCGATCGGTCGGCCGCAAGCCTTCCTTCCTCTCAAGAATGCGGTGGAAGTGAAGGAAGGCGACGAAATTGGCGTGAAGGTTCGGGCCGGCGCCGATGGAAAGCTGATCGCCTGGTCGGTCGAACCACCGCGTCAGCGCGGGCCAGCGCAATCGATGTCGACCTGGGCGAGCATGGTTCTGTCCGAAGGCGACCTGACCAAGAGATCGGATCGTCCCGCGCACCTGTCCAACGATGGGGAGAATGCGCGATACGTCTTGGCTTTGGTCGATGGCGAACGAACGCCCGCCGAGATCGAACAGATCGTCTTGCAGGAACGCCCCGATCTTCGCGGTACGCGCAGAGCCACTCGCGAATATGTAC
- a CDS encoding lasso peptide biosynthesis B2 protein: MELLKARLAFGHLSVRDISKLNENASKSSKSATGASALHVQRIAYVLPRISTRLPWRSDCLIQAMAGQRWLLASGLPSQINIGVEKPGDGGFGSHAWLMLNEKVITGGDVGRYRVMLGEETGSEASD, translated from the coding sequence TTGGAGCTCTTAAAAGCGCGGCTGGCATTCGGCCATCTTAGCGTGCGCGACATTTCAAAGCTGAACGAAAACGCCAGCAAGTCCTCGAAGTCCGCAACCGGCGCGAGTGCACTCCACGTCCAACGGATCGCCTACGTCCTTCCACGGATTTCAACACGTCTGCCTTGGCGAAGCGATTGCCTTATTCAGGCAATGGCCGGTCAGAGATGGCTCTTGGCATCCGGATTGCCCAGTCAGATCAACATTGGCGTGGAAAAGCCGGGAGATGGCGGTTTCGGTTCACATGCCTGGCTAATGCTGAACGAAAAGGTCATCACCGGCGGCGATGTCGGTCGCTACCGCGTTATGCTCGGAGAGGAAACCGGATCCGAGGCGAGCGATTGA
- the hxsB gene encoding His-Xaa-Ser system radical SAM maturase HxsB, whose protein sequence is MRDGVAIAANLIAEASSAQNQWLGNANFHCYTWAGERSLRPNFLAGLATTLNKMTNELRFRPVGDVEMAAAERLSKDRHLTSTRQSERRSSAGVAIDPAGRFSLLGGRSRKIDHVPTPLTQLAGAYLDERRRAISDMLDYLILVPTLRCNLACSYCQVSRASENAAGYDWDERTLDSVVRLISNLRASSIKIEFQGGEPSLRPDLIRAVIDAVPEEVDASFVVCTNLQNIDDEILELFDRDDVSISTSLDGPSDVHTRQRGPQEISGKFAANLEYVVKRYGPEKVSALPTIDPLSPPEPQELVEAFAGQGLNSIYLRPINYQGFARKNHAESLHISKTWSAYQRRFIEYLIDYNWKHEAWVEETYFSMLLRRIFRPGSDRHVDLRNPNPVGRDYIVIDYDGNAYPSDEARMLTRSGVIDLSIGDVHEGWDGDRRATLDAASTLDGDPVCEACAYKPYCGRDIVDDISRYGTIDVPREETEFCKRHMALFDYAFELIGSEDEKVRHSLGRWLDLPGPMPDMRLTQ, encoded by the coding sequence TTGCGTGATGGGGTTGCCATTGCTGCAAATCTAATCGCGGAGGCCTCAAGCGCTCAAAATCAGTGGCTCGGCAATGCGAATTTTCATTGCTACACATGGGCTGGCGAAAGATCGCTAAGACCAAATTTTTTGGCGGGGTTGGCCACTACTTTGAACAAAATGACTAATGAACTGCGCTTTAGGCCTGTGGGGGATGTTGAGATGGCGGCTGCAGAGAGACTTTCGAAGGATCGGCATTTGACGTCGACGCGTCAATCAGAGCGGCGATCCTCAGCAGGCGTAGCAATTGATCCTGCCGGTCGATTTTCACTGTTGGGAGGTCGGTCGCGAAAGATCGATCATGTCCCCACTCCTTTGACGCAGCTTGCTGGTGCGTATCTGGACGAACGCCGGCGCGCCATTTCGGATATGCTCGATTACCTGATCCTTGTGCCTACACTTCGCTGCAATCTTGCTTGCAGTTATTGCCAAGTTTCGCGCGCCAGCGAAAATGCCGCGGGTTATGATTGGGATGAGCGAACGTTGGACAGCGTTGTAAGGCTAATCTCGAACTTGCGAGCTTCTTCCATCAAGATCGAGTTTCAAGGCGGTGAGCCGAGCCTGAGACCCGATCTGATCCGTGCCGTCATCGATGCGGTCCCAGAAGAAGTGGACGCATCCTTCGTCGTCTGTACGAACCTCCAAAATATCGACGATGAGATACTGGAACTCTTTGATCGGGATGACGTCTCGATCAGCACTTCGCTGGACGGACCTTCGGATGTTCACACGCGTCAGCGCGGTCCACAAGAGATTTCCGGCAAGTTTGCGGCGAACCTAGAATACGTCGTTAAGCGATACGGGCCGGAGAAGGTCTCAGCTCTGCCGACAATCGATCCGCTCTCGCCGCCCGAGCCGCAGGAACTGGTCGAAGCGTTCGCGGGCCAAGGTCTCAATTCGATTTACTTGCGCCCAATCAATTATCAGGGTTTCGCGCGAAAGAACCATGCCGAGAGCCTACATATCAGCAAGACCTGGTCTGCCTACCAGCGGCGCTTCATCGAATACCTGATCGACTACAACTGGAAACATGAGGCCTGGGTCGAGGAAACATACTTCTCGATGCTGCTGCGGCGCATCTTCCGGCCCGGATCCGATCGTCATGTCGATCTCAGGAACCCCAACCCGGTCGGCCGCGACTACATTGTCATAGATTATGACGGCAATGCCTATCCAAGCGATGAAGCCAGAATGCTCACGCGATCCGGTGTCATCGATCTGTCTATCGGAGACGTCCACGAAGGGTGGGACGGCGACAGACGGGCAACGCTGGATGCTGCTTCGACCCTCGACGGTGATCCCGTTTGCGAAGCCTGCGCTTACAAGCCCTATTGCGGGCGCGATATTGTCGACGACATCTCGCGTTATGGCACCATTGATGTACCCCGCGAGGAGACAGAGTTCTGCAAGCGCCACATGGCGTTGTTCGATTATGCATTCGAACTGATAGGATCCGAAGACGAGAAGGTCCGCCATTCGCTGGGCCGCTGGCTCGACTTGCCAGGACCGATGCCCGACATGAGGCTCACCCAGTGA
- a CDS encoding TIGR03982 family His-Xaa-Ser system protein, producing MLSHGLAALIGAGIAWTAMPLWREAVMAWHQDEYGILVEQCDTAMRDHFQAKQAIAVDQSEENETGLAAGEMGLIVCQDYDLYQKRLLQWGLREEELSQMRLQAIEARATDLQEVIDTHEIRF from the coding sequence TTGCTGTCCCACGGGCTCGCTGCGCTGATTGGCGCAGGCATCGCGTGGACGGCCATGCCTTTGTGGCGCGAAGCGGTGATGGCCTGGCACCAGGACGAGTATGGTATCCTCGTCGAACAATGTGACACTGCCATGCGCGATCACTTTCAGGCCAAACAGGCGATTGCTGTCGACCAGAGTGAGGAAAACGAGACTGGCCTGGCAGCGGGCGAGATGGGCCTGATTGTTTGCCAGGATTACGACCTATACCAGAAGCGACTGTTGCAATGGGGACTGCGCGAAGAGGAACTGTCGCAAATGCGCCTCCAAGCCATCGAAGCACGGGCCACCGACCTTCAGGAAGTGATCGATACACATGAAATCCGTTTCTAG